From Macaca mulatta isolate MMU2019108-1 chromosome 1, T2T-MMU8v2.0, whole genome shotgun sequence, the proteins below share one genomic window:
- the LOC106995129 gene encoding uncharacterized protein LOC106995129 isoform X2: MFPVNCDDFLHYICKHVYASAGNIAWLCEGILLRPQNCFCGIFSGVVILPSGPGVCPNFLSLTSLDFSRTLPGGGTQCEDTLCAFPTWVRMGTSPALPCFCHF, encoded by the exons ATGTTTCCTGTGAATTGTGATGATTTCTTACACTACATTTGCAAGCATGTGTATGCATCTGCAGGAAACATAGCCTGGCTCTGTGAAGGAATACTGCTGCGACCGCAaaactgtttctgtggaattttcTCCGGTGTGGTCATCCTGCCTTCAG GACCCGGAGTCTGTCCCAATTTCCTGTCTCTAACCTCACT aGATTTCTCCAGGACGTTACCTGGAGGAGGTACACAGTGTGAGGACACGCTCTGTGCTTTTCCTACTTGGGTCCGC ATGGGCACTTCTCCTGCCCTGCCGTGCTTCTGCCATTTCTGA
- the LOC106995129 gene encoding uncharacterized protein LOC106995129 isoform X1, which produces MFPVNCDDFLHYICKHVYASAGNIAWLCEGILLRPQNCFCGIFSGVVILPSGPGVCPNFLSLTSLDFSRTLPGGGTQCEDTLCAFPTWVRAVPASSPLSWPCCGSTEVQHLASFLGE; this is translated from the exons ATGTTTCCTGTGAATTGTGATGATTTCTTACACTACATTTGCAAGCATGTGTATGCATCTGCAGGAAACATAGCCTGGCTCTGTGAAGGAATACTGCTGCGACCGCAaaactgtttctgtggaattttcTCCGGTGTGGTCATCCTGCCTTCAG GACCCGGAGTCTGTCCCAATTTCCTGTCTCTAACCTCACT aGATTTCTCCAGGACGTTACCTGGAGGAGGTACACAGTGTGAGGACACGCTCTGTGCTTTTCCTACTTGGGTCCGC GCCGTACCTGCCAGCAGCCCGCTCTCCTGGCCATGCTGCGGCTCAACAGAAGTCCAGCATTTGGCTAGCTTCCTGGGGGAATGA